The window ACTAAAAAAGTATTAAAAGAATATGATTGGGCCTTACTACTTAAAGGACACAATGATCCAGAAATGCAAAAAATTGTCATAGAGTTAGAAAAATATATTTTTTTAGCTGGTTATAGAAAAGCATTTGGTTTGGCATGTGGTCCCTGTAAAGATTGTGGTGACTGCCAGGAAGAATGTCCTAAACCTTCAGAAACAAGACCTTCGCTGGAAAGTTGTGGAATAGATGTATATGCTACTGTTCGTAATAATGGTTATGAAATAGATGTATTAAAAGATAAAAGTGAAATACCTGATTATTATGCAATGGTTTTAATTGAATAATTATTCTAGCAAATTAAATAGAAATTTGTTATAATAAAATTTGAAAGCAAATGCAATTAAAAGATGAAAGGATGAAAAAATGGTAGAAAATAAAATTTTAATTCTTGATTTTGGTGGTCAATACAGTCAACTTATTGCCAGAAGGATAAGAGAATTCAATGTTTATTCAATGATATTACCTTATCATACAGATATTGAAAAAATAAAAGAAATTAATCCAGGAGGTATTATTTTTTCTGGAGGACCTAATAGTGTAACAGAAGAAAATTCACCAAAAATTGATAAAGAAATTTATGAATTAGGTATACCAATTCTAGGGATTTGCTATGGTATGCAACTTATGACTTCACAATTAGCAGGTGGTGAAGTAAATAAAGCAGAGCAGGGTGAATATGGTAAAGCAAAAATTGAAATAATCAAAAACGAAGGGATTTTTGCTGAGATAAAAAATAAGAGTCAGGTCTGGATGAGCCACTGGGATAGAGTAGAAAAACAACCAGAGGGTTTTGAAATTACTGCTAAAACAGAAATAACTCCAGCTGCAGCTTTTCAAAATAAAGAAAATGATTTTTATGGAGTACAGTTTCATCCTGAAGTCATACACACCATTGAAGGAAAAAATATACTACATAATTTCTTATTTAAAATATGTGATTTAAATGCTACCTGGAATATGGCAGATTATATTAATGAACAAATTGAAGAAGTGCAGGAAAAAGTAGAAGATGGAAAAGTTATTTGTGGACTCTCGGGAGGAGTTGATTCTGCAGTTGCTTCTGCCCTTGTTTATAAAGCTATATCAGAACAATTAACCTGTATTTTTGTGGACCATGGTCTTTTGCGTAAAGGTGAACCAGAACAGGTTAAAAGAACTTTTGCTGAAGAATTTAATATACCATTAGTATATGTAGATGCAAAGGATAGATTTTTAGAACAACTAGAGGGTGTTAAAGACCCTGAAGAAAAAAGAAAAATTATTGGTAATGAATTTATAAGAGTTTTTGAGGAAGAAGCAGGTAAATTAGAAGATGCAGAATATTTAGTTCAGGGAACCATTTATTCAGATGTTATAGAAAGTGGAGGTTCTGATGAAGCTGCAACAATAAAGAGTCATCATAATGTTGGTGGCCTACCGGAAGATATGGATTTTAAACTAGTAGAACCACTTCGCTTTTTATTTAAAGATGAAGTTCGAAAAATTGGTGAAGTTCTTGGTTTGCCTTCTGAGATAGTCTGGAGACAACCTTTTCCAGGACCTGGTTTAGCTATAAGAATTATTGGTGAAATAAGTACAGATAAGTTAGAAATTCTAAGAGATGCAGATGCAATTGTGAGAGAAGAAATAAAAGAAGCAGGAATGCAAAAAGAAATATGGCAGTCTTTTGCAGTTCTTCCTGATTTAAGAAGTGTTGGAGTCATGGGAGATGAAAGAACTTATGGTTATCCTATTATTTTAAGAGCGGTTAATAGTGATGATGCTATGACTGCAGATTGGGTAAAATTACCCTATGATCTTTTAGAAAGAATTTCTAACAGAATTGTTAATGAGGTTAATTCTGTAAATAGAGTAGTTTATGATATTACTTCAAAACCTCCTGGCACTATTGAATGGGAGTAAATAGTTATTATAGAAAGGTGGGGTATAATGTCAAAAAGTATTAAAAATGAGTTTACAGATCAACTTTTTGAGGCTATTTTATTACTTGAAGATAAAGAAGAGTGTTATAAGTTTTTTAAGGATATTGCAACTATAGCTGAGATTAAAGCTCTTGGTCAGAGATTAGAAGTTGCTAAAATGTTAAAAC is drawn from Halanaerobiales bacterium and contains these coding sequences:
- a CDS encoding DUF2284 domain-containing protein — translated: MKYIKKYNSFLKKAKNLGVEEAKIISTSTIEVANWVKWKCRYSCEDYGKNYTCPPNTPSVEETKKVLKEYDWALLLKGHNDPEMQKIVIELEKYIFLAGYRKAFGLACGPCKDCGDCQEECPKPSETRPSLESCGIDVYATVRNNGYEIDVLKDKSEIPDYYAMVLIE
- the guaA gene encoding glutamine-hydrolyzing GMP synthase, giving the protein MVENKILILDFGGQYSQLIARRIREFNVYSMILPYHTDIEKIKEINPGGIIFSGGPNSVTEENSPKIDKEIYELGIPILGICYGMQLMTSQLAGGEVNKAEQGEYGKAKIEIIKNEGIFAEIKNKSQVWMSHWDRVEKQPEGFEITAKTEITPAAAFQNKENDFYGVQFHPEVIHTIEGKNILHNFLFKICDLNATWNMADYINEQIEEVQEKVEDGKVICGLSGGVDSAVASALVYKAISEQLTCIFVDHGLLRKGEPEQVKRTFAEEFNIPLVYVDAKDRFLEQLEGVKDPEEKRKIIGNEFIRVFEEEAGKLEDAEYLVQGTIYSDVIESGGSDEAATIKSHHNVGGLPEDMDFKLVEPLRFLFKDEVRKIGEVLGLPSEIVWRQPFPGPGLAIRIIGEISTDKLEILRDADAIVREEIKEAGMQKEIWQSFAVLPDLRSVGVMGDERTYGYPIILRAVNSDDAMTADWVKLPYDLLERISNRIVNEVNSVNRVVYDITSKPPGTIEWE
- a CDS encoding YerC/YecD family TrpR-related protein, with translation MSKSIKNEFTDQLFEAILLLEDKEECYKFFKDIATIAEIKALGQRLEVAKMLKQGVTYEEIVEKTGVSTATISRVKRALDYGEDGYNLILDKMDIEDID